TCTATGCAAAGTCCACTCACCTTCGTCATCTTTGGCCAGGCAGCGTTCATCGACTTCGGATTGGTTCTCATCGCTCAggttctcctcctcctcctcgtcgtcctcgACTCCGATTATGCCGCCACCCACGTGCGCGGACACGCCCCCACCGACACCGCCCCGGCTGCCTTCGTCGAGGCTGCGGGAGCCGCCACGTCCGGGGGATCCTGCCACCGAGTGGCAATCGCTGCGCTCGCTTCCCGCATCGCAGTTGCTGCCACCGTGATCTGTGTTTCCGCCGGACTTGCTCAGGTTCAGCACCGGACTCTGGCGCGTGGGAGAGCCTTTAAGGACACAGAGGAAAAAAGGTAACAGGATATAGTCAGAGTTAGAAGTCAGGATATAgattttatctttaaaaaatgaaagtattaataaaaaatacttacaATTTCTGGAGCTGAGATCGCGTGGCTTCTGGTCGCCAACCACCACATTTCCAACCCGATCCACACCCGCTCCGCCCACTCCCATCGCCTGCTGGCGCTCGTCGGTCCGCTCCTCCCTCAAACGCTCCAAGTGCTTCACAATATCCTCGTAGGCTGCCCGGCAGTTCTCCCAGATTCCGGACCTGGCCAAGGCGTCCATATTGGCCGCCGACATGCCGGCATTCTGGGCAGCCGCCTTCAGCATTTGGCTCTCGGGGCGAGCGTGGAGGCCGTGGGGTGGCATGCCAGGAGACATCAGGGCCGCAGCGCCCGGGTGGTGGGCATTCATCTGCATGAAGGCCATGTGGTTAATGGGCGGCGGATTGTAGCCGTTGGCCAGAAGAGGCGACTTTTCCAAGCGGTTCATATCTGCAAGATTTTCAGATTTCAAGGATTAATATTTtctgaaacttaaagcaaaCTCCCCCCCACAAAGTGTGTATCTCTGGCAATGAATCATAAACTTtaatgttttctttaaaacaaCATGTGAGCGCCAATCAATAATTACTGGAGTATCCACCATTCCCTCCAATGGGTGGCTATGTCGCctgggtaaatatttaaattttcaaatgcATTCACTAGATGGGTTGGCCCATCCTCGACAATATTTGCCTTTCATTTTGATGGCTCGCTCGACTGACACCTGTTCCTGTGTCTGCtacgaaatatatatatagatacataCATGCATTTATTTTATACAACATACTATATAGTATGTGTATATAATATGTCGTGTCTATTGTCTGAGCGCCCAGACTAAACACAACACACAACTAAAAGCACCCACGCACATGGTGGCGTATAGATACTTTTGTATCTGACCTGTGTATCTGCGGCTGTCATTTGTTTGCCTTTCGAtagatagatatatatatatacgagtGTACAGCTATAGTACATGAATACTATAGCCAGTGAAGCAGTTAGTTGCACATTTTAGTGGCCCATTAAATGCTTTGGCATTCACTAAATTGCATaaattgtggaaaaaaaaaatgcaaaatgcaattaaaacttGGTGAAAATTCGTTCGCTACGGAATTCAATTTAAACGGTTTACGGtgttaacaatttttaaatattccatCAGTCTGTGAGCCTGTGTATTATGTGTATTAATAATGCAATATCACTCAAGAATCAACGCCCCACAATTCACTCAAGGAACCTTTTCTTCACAGCCGCGAATGACTTGGCAAAAGCCATGGCGAGTTTAGTTCTGAAGGCGCCGGCGGCGGCACTCTGGTTCTGAAGAAAAAGAATCTTAGAGATTTCTTTCGATTTgggcttttgttgttggtcGAGAGTATCTTTCAATATTGTACGTTTCCCCGGACACATTAATAGAAAGAGGCGTTGACCAACTTGTCAGCTTGGCTCTCTCTCTATCACTATTTCTAGCCATATACCCATTGGAATAtgtaaaatggaaaaaaaaaaaaatcaattaaatacaaGTCCGCTTGTACTTATCATAATTACAGATACGGATACAACACGGCACAGATACAATTCGAAATTTTGTTAGCTGAATGCGATTTCCTGTACAAATCACATGGCCTGGCCTGATCGGCCCAGTCGGCAATGGAATTCGGAGTTGATTGCGGCTTTGGCTTTGACTGCCATTTATCTGTTGGCTTGGGAACGTAGCCAAAGTacaatgtatctgtatctgtatctgcagctGTAGCTGTATCTTTGACTGTGTTTGGCAGCTGTAAGCTGTAATCAGCCAACAAGCAGCGACCACAAATCACAAATGGCGGTAACAGACGATCATCGATCGATTTGGGGATCCGACACACAAAAACCGCTtctcaaaaatgaaaaaatccCCGAAAGCAATCGAAGGCAAGTTTTGTGGCCAATCTTTCAATGATTTCATTACAATTCGAATGCGAATTCGTGGCCCCTCCAGTCATGGCACTCAATTGTGTGAGaattgcaacttgcaacagcAAGTGAGGAGTTTAAATACACCGAAAAAAAACTCttactattaaaaaaaatatatatttttgtacttACCACTTATATGCCCATTTTCGTAGGCGTAATCCCCATTGTCCAGGCGGTGTTTCTTCAGCTGGGGATGCTGCGAAAGGTGGGTGGGCGGCAGGGATAGCCCCACGGGTCCCCTTTTGGGCGGTCTACCCGGTCTGGAACTGCGGAATTGCAGAGAGTTACTGTTGGGTTGAGAGCAATGGATAGCATCCATGGTATcagtacaaaaaaaagatcAATGCCTCAGTAGACTAGATGATCTAGACTActggaacattttttttgcaatatattttTCGCTTTGGTTATGAAAGGGGTTTTGTCAATGATTTCTTGAGGGGCTTGAGAGTTTTTAGATTGGAGTTTTTTGGAGTGGTTATAGAACTGAAGAATATGTTTTACACCCTTGGCTTATCTTTCCTTTCAATTTATTAGCTTTTCAAGTGATTTACACAAGCCAGTCGTTgcagaataataataaaaaaagtaaaattccatgtaaattcaaaagttttattttcttccGCAAAATAAAAGCCCCTTATTGCCTTAAAATgtctattattttttgatgGCCTGTCTCTCGTCATAAAGTTATCCATCATGGCTTAACTATTCCGGAGAATCTTGctgtttaataatttcctcGCACCGAAAATTCCTTATTTTTAAAGCCGGTCCTGCCTCTCCCCCACAAGTTGCATTCCCCCTAATTAAGCTCCAGCCAGCTTTAGTGAGCACCCCCCGTTGGGTCGagacaaataaaataaaaaaaaacggccAAAACCAAGAATAACGCAAACGTGCTACCATTTTAATTAtgagccataaaaaaaaataaaagaagttAGCGAGAAAGAAAAGAGTTCAACTATTTTGAGTAGTAACTTATGCCCGCAATTGCTgctatttgtatataaaatatttaaacaagtCTTGAGCAAATACTTGACGCAGGCGCAGGTTTAAGCTAAATAGTTGACGCAGCGGGTGGAAATTATGACAAACAAGCCCCCAGAGATAAAGCCCCCATAGAGAACACCATAGAGATCCGAAACTGCAGCACAAATACTACAACTTGAGGGGGAAactgtaaaaataataaaaaaaaataaaaacctgaTCAAATAGAGCGACTTGGGCCCAGCTGTCTGGACCCCCATTCCAGATGGCTTTGCGGGCAATTAAATTATGGCATCTTCATTCCATGTTTGTCGATGGCAAACAGGTGTGGGCCTCTTAGAAGACAAAAGACAAATAAACACAGGTAGCAATGATCGTATGCCCCATGGGGATGGTAGTACGCGATTACCAGAGTATATACATGGCGAAACATTGAACAATTTGTAATTGTGCGTACTTTGGATAACAAAGATCCAGAAAGTCAAATATTAGCAGTTACATATTGCCCCAGTAAATATTTGTGACTGGATTTTAATTGTGGCTCTTGTGGGGCTCCAACAAACAAGTCAGGGAGTTGTTTTCTTGGCCCCTTTGGGTCACATAAAGAGATTCTTCAACATGATTCATTCCGAGAATGGAAAGTGTTTGGCTTTTTCGGATCTAATCGGGAAGGCCATTCGCCTGCTTATgacgtgcaaaaaaaaaaatactttaaaaatatttaaaaaaaaaattggaaccCGTGCGTCTGTCAGTCAAGTTGAATGAATTTATGGGAAGTGGGTTGTGGAGGTTGGGCGGGCAACACTTTCATTGGAAAGTTTTCGTCGCTGCTGCTACTCTGACATGTTTGTCTTGGCCAGAAAAACTTTGTTTCCctggaatatattttttcgcaTAGGTTCCGGATAAGATTGAACAATTAAGCTGAAACCTGACGTAAAAGTCACCATGATGATGCAATGCAAGAGTGACCCCATTTCAAGGGAAACTGGAGAGGTTCTATCTTTTGTGGTAGATATGAACCTCTAAAAATATCTCCCTAAAACTAGACTGTCTATAATAAACCATAAactaaaacaattaaaatcttTCAAGCCTGTCCACTGCCTTTTTGGTTAATTTATGCACCGCTGTCATTCGCCGCAAATgtcattttgcatttttgcgAGCAGCGGACAAACGTTTAGTCAGGAATAAACAACAATTTGTCAAAATAGTCGCTTTGTCCAAATGCCTGACAAAacaaccagcaacaacaacaataacaacaaaacatTAAAACCACCAATTCGCGAGGAGAGGAACCGGTTGCACCACACCACTGGCCTGAACCTGTTTGCAGCTGTCTCGTTcgtatatttttcaataatcaAGGGATAGCTGAGTTGTTAATTATTGAGTTTGGTGTTTGCCGCGTTCGGGACTCTTGAGAAACAGCCGCCAAAATATGCGCCAAACTGTGCTAAATGTGCCACACAGTTATCCCCCTCCACACTCCCGTTCTTGTGGATAGtttcaattgcaattgcaCATCGTCGATGGGAGGCGTTACTGACATTTGTCAGCGAAATCGGCAAAAACTCCCTATAACCCACTGCCGCCGGGTTTGGACTGTAAATTGGCAAATCAATTATGTTTATGGCCAAGTTGCCACCTTGCCACAGAGCGTGTTTGCTGGCCACTAAATCAATGCAATCCCAGCAACCGACAATTAAATGTTGGCACCCAACAGCACCCAGTACGATTTCCATATTTGCAATCAGAGTCAGAGTgagaattttaattgaattcatAGCCTCAAATGGATACGCGCCCCACTGCCATTTGTCTCAAAGGTATCGGGCCAACATATCGGGCCAAGTTTCCCAGAAAGAAGCCGCTGAATAAGGCTCTTTTCTTGACTGTTGGCGCTTGAAGTTGTCTCGAATTTCTTTCGTTTTAACAATAAATGTTATTGGAATTTGCATTAAGCCAAACGAGACAACATAGCCATTCGACCACTGCCTTGGTAAGAACTTTCGTATTCATTGTTAAATGACATGCAAATGTACGAATGACATGGCAGTCGAAGGGGACTCTTAAAGGTCTCATCCGAGGGGCATACCTTCATGCTAATTGGGGGCTTTGAGTTCCATGAATTGTCGGGACTGAGCTTCTAACTTGTAAGTCTCCCTACTACACTTTTAATTCGCACATCATTTGAATATATTCTCACCCAAAATATTGGTAAGCAAAGCCTAAACCTAACCAAGtcaaatattcaaattaaaatcacatgctaattttgaattttgggtGGCCTTCTTTGTTAGCCTTATAATTTCCTAGAGCAAGTTCCCCCCGACCACTACTTGCATTTAATATACAATGCATATTTCTTGGCAATTGTTTTGcatactttgttttttccaCTACTCACTTCAATTTCAATTGGCGTGCTAATAACTCATTTAGTTCGCAACAAAAACTGGGCAAAAACCAGCGGTGAAACacacagaaaataaagtaacaaaaaaatagttacaAACATGCCACACCAACAATGGCTCTACCGACTTTGACTATCCAAGATATTCCCCTTCGCCTGGATGGAatatacataaaggtatatcTCATGATGCTGAGAGAATataaacatatgtatatgaatgCTGGGTGCAGTTTTGTTTTAGGCtctataattattataaaaaaaaaaaaaaattaaattgaactATTGTTGCTTCATTTAGATTGAACAGAAAACAGTAGCAATGGAGACTGCCTGCCACAATGTTGCTTTTGTTATTCGGTTACACTCAATTAAGCTGAAtttgcaaaatgcaaatgccCCAAATGAGACTCACACCTCGAATATCATACTcgaattatttttagaaattttaatataattatatttgagttgttttttttttgtgcaacaCTTTTTCCGCCTCTCGTTTTAACAGCCCGAGGAGGTTCGAACCTGAGTTGATCTCTTGATTGTCAGTCAGTCATTCGTGATTAGACATTCGACAGttgttgccattgttgttgtcatAAATAATAACCAGTCTCTATATAACAAAGCTTGCATATAAAATTCGTATAATAAATCAATGTGCTGTCGTAATTTGTGTTAAGTTATTTGTAATCAATTTCAATTCCCTGCATAGCTATTCGAGAGAGATTTATgggaaacttttaatttttctatcATTTTGTTTAATTCAAAAGCTGGGCTTacctaaaatattttataaaaaaaactaacctAATTGCGATGTTTTGGCACTATTTTAAATTCCCTGGAAACATGACTATTCCTCACTAATAACTtccctttaaaaaataaaagaaatcttttccttttaagcaaaaaaaatcccCAAATCTACACCACTTTCCCACAAACCCTCCCACTCGTTGAACTCTCTTCCGGACCGCATTCTCCACTTGAACAAATTTAACAACAAATTAAACTCAAATGAAGTCAAATCAATCGATGGCCTTTTTTTCGAACATTTTCCACTTGGCCCGAGTAATTTGCATAGTTGTGGTCCGTTCGAATTGGTTAGACGTCGGAGTATGGCTTTAGTCCAATTTAGTGGAAAGGTGTGCCCACCAGCTCAGTCACAACACACGTTGTGGTGGCTCCATGGAGTTGCTTTTTTGCCTTTCTGGCTTTCTGATCGATGCCGCAGCTTGCACGGCTTAAACGCCGTTTTAGCCAAGTTTagccaagaaaaaaaaaataaataaaaaaagccaAGATGGAGGGCGAAGAGGTGCAGTTCGAACTGTCAACTACGATCAAAATCAATTGTTTGCCATTTGCCGAACCACTGCAACTCACACAAATGCtgacaaaattatttttatggccGCCACACATATACAACATCCATGGAAATGTCAGTGTCAATAATTTTTGTGAATATGAGCAcatagaagaaaaaaaataataacaatatatATCTAAAAATGATCATTGGGTTGGCTGCCATATGAGAAGCCCCCAATAAAGGcaaacaaatataataaaaaattattgcaaCGTAAGTTTTGAATACAATTGGAAGGGCTCAAGAGTGTTTAGAGtgaaaaaactataaattggTGTGAATTTTTGTTCAGAAATCCGACTTAATACCTGTTCCCAACTAATCGAACCCTCACTTTTTCATGCTCTATTTATCCTTCCGGGCTTATCCTTTTCACTTCCGGCACCCTGGAGACTCGCCCAATTTCCGTTTCgagtttaattaatttaataaacaaattctttTCGCTCTAAAAACTCTCAAGTGTACAAAAAATACTGATGTCGATCGATTTGAAAAGTTATTTTGttacctttttaaaaaaaaaacaacgataaccaaaaaatttataaacaaaaaatttatggGGGGGATTGGAGCGAAATTATTGCCatagtttttttattatacttGTGTGTTTACCTCTCTGGTGGCTTGATCGATAGGCATCTGCAAttaaaaagagaaaagaaGAGACAAGTGAGGCAAATTGTTAAACTTTGTGTGTAAGCTTTTTAATACagtgagagaaaaaaaaatgaaagacaGGAAACCAAAAATTCAGGGGCATTTCGATGGGTGCAAGCGGGTGTGAAAATGCACACGCCCCCCCCAGCCATCGACCGACCCCCACCGAAAAATGTTTgcaattattcaaaaaagacAGAGCCTTTAGCGGTTTTacattttcccttttttttttttattcagagCGGTCTTCCTTagcaaaagtttttcaacCTAATAATAGGTTTAACCGCATGAGTCCGGTtgggttccttttttttgccagGAATGAGAATGATAGTGGTTTTGGGTCTGTTACtgtttctggttctggttctccaccaaaaaaaatatttaattcccCGGCCAAAGCGCATGTGCACTTTATGGAGCACACTCCGTACATGTGCTGGGCCCGTTTTCATAATTAACTAGATGGTTTTCCATCGAGTGCATTGTGGCCAGTGGCCAGTGCCCAGTGGCTGGTGGTCTGCTCAACCCGTTTCTGCCGTTCGACAACTGTAAACAAAAGGCCAGGACTCTCCAAAAAAATAAGGGATATTGGAATACAAGGTTATAATCTTTATTTGGGCGATGATGTCTCAATGTCGGGCCTAGCACTTTATATAGCTTTTAGTCAGGACATGTTTAAATAtccataaaatattaaatttcagagAGACAACTTTAGATTGGTTATAATTCCTATCTTTAATACTAGTTTAATAGTATATTTCTTTCAGCTTTTGAACTTTAAAGCTTTTTAGCCAGGAGggcaattataaaaaaaaaagaactaaaCTAAACCTATTTCTAGGCAATTTTTTGCTTGTCGTTTTTTCCACTCGAGCGGAAATGCGCTGACAGGGCACCGCACACGTCGATTGCGAAAAATACAACCCGTACTACCAACAGAAACATAAACTACAGGATACAGGAACTGGAGGAAAAGTTCTACAAGGTGGAAAACTGTTTCACCAACTATTGTTAGAGGCCCTCAAAAGAATTACGCAGCTTTTGGATAGTTAGCATGGGGGCCAGAAACACTTCggccccctttttttttgtattgaaaGGGTGGTGGAGTTACGTTACGTTACGTTTGCATTGCGTATTTCCGCCAAATGTCATCGGAAAAATAGGGAAAAAGGTGAAATGCGAGACGAAAGTTTTTTGATTGCTCGTTTTAATCGATATCGATGCACAAACTATTTGCATTGGGCTTTGGCAATCAAAAAATGGCAATGGTGGGAGGTGTGGATAGTAGTGGGACCTGGGTTGAGTGCGTAAGTTGGTTAAAGCGGAAACAGGaaatgagaaaatttttcagaGCAAACCCCTAGCTGAAAATGTAACTAACTGGGCAAATGCACTCAACGAAATCGAGAGCGAGGAGAACTTTAAAAGGGGGTGGTGCTTTGGACAGGGACAAGAAATATCCTTTCTAAATAGAATTATTTTGGTTATACGGAGTTACTAGTATAATGGGACTATTATTCTGAAGATAGGGTTCAAAAGctttaaagaattatttttttcaaggttttaaattttgttcgTAGACGGCTTGAAACCCCTACTTCTGATCCTAGAGATTCTGGAGATTCATCTACAAAACATTCTCTACCAATTATTATTCATacccttttctttaaatttctaaatttccaaacaaaactaaaataaaacattttttaaatgtccaaatattaaaaaaaaaacaaattgtatTTTCCTAGTCcccctttttaaaaaacaaagattttaaaataaaataaattcccTGCATTTATTTCTAAGATGCGTACCTGGCTGTGGTGCAGTCCCTGTAAAGGACATCAAAGTCCTTGCAGCTCAGCAGCTTACAGCGATTCACGCCCGGCTGTATGGCGCCCAGACCTCGCAGGATCCGCACCTGCTCCACATTGCAGACCAGCGGCACAATGTCCAGTCGCTTCAGCTTGGTATAGACGGTGTGGAGACCACCGACCAGATGCTTCAGGAAGAGCTCGAAGGCCTGTGGCAGGCAGAGCATTGTCTCGTTGCTGATTATGAAGGCGGCGACCTTCTGACCCCGGTACTCCACCAGTTTGCACTCGTTGGCACTGGGATCGGAGGTGGAGATCGGTGGCGGTGAGTTGTACGACCTTGGCGGGACATGGTGATGGGCGGCGGCCATCAGTTCCAGCGGGGAGGCGTGGTGCATCATCTGCAGCGAGTTAAGCAGTCCCAGCGAGTGGGGCGGCAGGCCGTGTGGCATCCGTGGCGGCAGACCGGCGGGCAGTCCATTCCCAGAGGTCAGGCCGTGCGGGGGCGGACTCagttggtggtgctgctgctgagcctgctgctgggcctgttgctgttgttgctgcatcTGCTGCATCATGGAGTGGTTCAGGGAGCTGACAGGACTGACGGCGCTCGGATGGCGGCTGGGTGAGCTGGCCGGCGAGCAGCTGGACCGCCGGCCGTTGGGGCGATCGTCGTTGGCCCCCCGCGAACTGTTGCTGCCGTCCCGGCCgttctgctgctgttgtgcggctgcggcggctgctgctgcggcggcggcctgctgctgctgctgttggtggtgCATCAACATGGCGGTGGTGTTCATGTTCCTAACTCGAAGTCACTATCTCTGATATTGCCGATATTGTTATTAATTTCCCGACTTctactgttgttgtttttgttggtttttttcaCTCGTCACACAATAGTCCATACTTCATCATGGCTGacacttttgtttatttattcttgttgttgttgttgtttcacCGATTTGTTAATTGCTCattaatttgtatatatttattgattctttttttaaatttagttttctGTGTAAATAATAAACGCACACAAGTTAGAGAGAGcgagaaaaaatataaaggagGCGGAGGCACCGATAAATAATTAATGAacttttaattcatttttaattatttattagtatGGTTTCTATGCAAATTCTAATTTAGCTCCGAGTTCGTCCATTCACATCCGTGATTGGATGTTGGATGTAAAATGAAGCCAtattggttttaaaaaaagttactattttttcatttgttttattcttaaaaaaaaggcttaAAAAAGTGCTGACAAtagtttaatatattttaaatgattcagtttcaacatttttaaacTGTTCTTTGAAAATTAGGTTAGTTTTCTGAGCCGAAAATACttcaaaaatgaatatttttcaaattccaAACTctaatatttacattttattttaaatcaagATCCTATCACTTCTAGATCCCTAGTACTagcattttttaataaaaaaaaccataaatttacctttttttttttaaataggattaaataattttggaaaattaaaaaatcacaGACACCAACACTCGCGCACTTTGTTTATGTAAGATTTTGGATAACAATTTCAACTTTGGCCATGGcgtttataaaataattaataaattattttcaaagatTATACGCGAATTGTAACCGAAACGAATAATTGgttgtatttgtttgtttttttttggatttcagATTCGAATCCGTTGGATTCCGAGATACGAGCTGCGAGTTGCGAGTTCGAGTACCGTTCCGACGGATTGTCACTGAGAGATTGCGATTCTGGTGGCGAGACGAGCTACCAGCGGATTCTCGGCCAACTGCGGATGCCGGCGTCGCTGCGTCGGCTTTGCTTCTCTTCTCCCTCTCCTTATAcggccgctgctgctgctgttgctgctggtggtgctggtggtgctgctgctgcccctTCTTTGCCCCCGCGAATCCGAGAAATCAACGAAACGAATTGCATTCGAAAATGGGAATCGACTGAGAGCGGGACGGAGCGAACGAGTGGGCGTGAGCGTGAGCCAGGGCCCGATGTTCaagtgttatttttttaacccacccacacatacatacatacatacatatgtagatgTTTCGGGGGAGCCGTTTACCGTTATGTACTGAAAACGAAGCGAAATGCGCGCGCAAAAGTTTTATTGCATTACCTTCTACCTTCGCTTACAAATGACAAATTCGTAATGAAAGGCGAGCCAAATGTGTTTCGTTTCGTGTGGCGCTGACGCCGGCAACGGCACCGGCGCCAGCAGCGACGCCAGCAGAGCCAAaagagtatctgtgtgtgtgtatatgtgtatctgtatctgcgaTTGTGCAAAACCAGAAAACGAATACGAATACGAGATACGAATGTTTGGTTGCACGTCTCGAATTACgactacacacacacacacacataccaaTACCAACAGCAAAAAAGGGGAGTGGTATACAATTGATctgagtgtgtgtttgtgtgcaaCCCCGAAAAATACAATGACAAATGTAATAAAAAGACAAACACACAAATGAAACACACAAATgtccacacaaacacacacacacactcatacacatACAAACGaaacaaatgaaatgaaacatGCGCTCCCATACAGCCAATACAGACCAAGCACCAAGGACCCTT
This region of Drosophila bipectinata strain 14024-0381.07 chromosome 2L, DbipHiC1v2, whole genome shotgun sequence genomic DNA includes:
- the dac gene encoding dachshund homolog 1 isoform X1 codes for the protein MNTTAMLMHHQQQQQQAAAAAAAAAAAQQQQNGRDGSNSSRGANDDRPNGRRSSCSPASSPSRHPSAVSPVSSLNHSMMQQMQQQQQQAQQQAQQQHHQLSPPPHGLTSGNGLPAGLPPRMPHGLPPHSLGLLNSLQMMHHASPLELMAAAHHHVPPRSYNSPPPISTSDPSANECKLVEYRGQKVAAFIISNETMLCLPQAFELFLKHLVGGLHTVYTKLKRLDIVPLVCNVEQVRILRGLGAIQPGVNRCKLLSCKDFDVLYRDCTTARCLSIKPPESNSLQFRSSRPGRPPKRGPVGLSLPPTHLSQHPQLKKHRLDNGDYAYENGHISDMNRLEKSPLLANGYNPPPINHMAFMQMNAHHPGAAALMSPGMPPHGLHARPESQMLKAAAQNAGMSAANMDALARSGIWENCRAAYEDIVKHLERLREERTDERQQAMGVGGAGVDRVGNVVVGDQKPRDLSSRNCSPTRQSPVLNLSKSGGNTDHGGSNCDAGSERSDCHSVAGSPGRGGSRSLDEGSRGGVGGGVSAHVGGGIIGVEDDEEEEENLSDENQSEVDERCLAKDDEDLSDTERDNLSTGSAAAAAAAAAAAAHQLHQHAAAASHHHHPAVGLSHLGVGVPQRGSPASSAEAAAAAAALQHQRALNYSQLAAAAAVANGAAVGGGAVANGPPGAGGGGALTPNEALMAANDATAAAALAGGLALGPLGIDAHAAVPASSTETLLRNIQSLLKVAADNARQQERQISYEKAELKMDVLREREVKDSLERQLVDERKLRVLYQKRFRRERKIRIRYQQQLGGGSGAAKGSPNANGSGGGGSGSACSESEACGGNGGDSKCSNNNNNNNNNNNSNSSSHGGDVEAMKENDGGSRGCSEKSDKSLGSNSSCDVTAGSGTGSGGLNCADSPTHFKREPHSDHEGSVERQTRSVTAASLAAQQDEERCGSRERDERPPSGSATASAAAVAAAAAAAEGSLAAAAAAAAAAAASNGKGPWSYPGIDLMATGAFWQNYSESLAQELEMERKTRAANAERDVKSPLSERPTAYYKNSVLFGSAN
- the dac gene encoding dachshund homolog 1 isoform X2, which codes for MNTTAMLMHHQQQQQQAAAAAAAAAAAQQQQNGRDGSNSSRGANDDRPNGRRSSCSPASSPSRHPSAVSPVSSLNHSMMQQMQQQQQQAQQQAQQQHHQLSPPPHGLTSGNGLPAGLPPRMPHGLPPHSLGLLNSLQMMHHASPLELMAAAHHHVPPRSYNSPPPISTSDPSANECKLVEYRGQKVAAFIISNETMLCLPQAFELFLKHLVGGLHTVYTKLKRLDIVPLVCNVEQVRILRGLGAIQPGVNRCKLLSCKDFDVLYRDCTTARCLSIKPPESSRPGRPPKRGPVGLSLPPTHLSQHPQLKKHRLDNGDYAYENGHISDMNRLEKSPLLANGYNPPPINHMAFMQMNAHHPGAAALMSPGMPPHGLHARPESQMLKAAAQNAGMSAANMDALARSGIWENCRAAYEDIVKHLERLREERTDERQQAMGVGGAGVDRVGNVVVGDQKPRDLSSRNCSPTRQSPVLNLSKSGGNTDHGGSNCDAGSERSDCHSVAGSPGRGGSRSLDEGSRGGVGGGVSAHVGGGIIGVEDDEEEEENLSDENQSEVDERCLAKDDEDLSDTERDNLSTGSAAAAAAAAAAAAHQLHQHAAAASHHHHPAVGLSHLGVGVPQRGSPASSAEAAAAAAALQHQRALNYSQLAAAAAVANGAAVGGGAVANGPPGAGGGGALTPNEALMAANDATAAAALAGGLALGPLGIDAHAAVPASSTETLLRNIQSLLKVAADNARQQERQISYEKAELKMDVLREREVKDSLERQLVDERKLRVLYQKRFRRERKIRIRYQQQLGGGSGAAKGSPNANGSGGGGSGSACSESEACGGNGGDSKCSNNNNNNNNNNNSNSSSHGGDVEAMKENDGGSRGCSEKSDKSLGSNSSCDVTAGSGTGSGGLNCADSPTHFKREPHSDHEGSVERQTRSVTAASLAAQQDEERCGSRERDERPPSGSATASAAAVAAAAAAAEGSLAAAAAAAAAAAASNGKGPWSYPGIDLMATGAFWQNYSESLAQELEMERKTRAANAERDVKSPLSERPTAYYKNSVLFGSAN
- the dac gene encoding dachshund homolog 1 isoform X4, with the protein product MNTTAMLMHHQQQQQQAAAAAAAAAAAQQQQNGRDGSNSSRGANDDRPNGRRSSCSPASSPSRHPSAVSPVSSLNHSMMQQMQQQQQQAQQQAQQQHHQLSPPPHGLTSGNGLPAGLPPRMPHGLPPHSLGLLNSLQMMHHASPLELMAAAHHHVPPRSYNSPPPISTSDPSANECKLVEYRGQKVAAFIISNETMLCLPQAFELFLKHLVGGLHTVYTKLKRLDIVPLVCNVEQVRILRGLGAIQPGVNRCKLLSCKDFDVLYRDCTTASSRPGRPPKRGPVGLSLPPTHLSQHPQLKKHRLDNGDYAYENGHISDMNRLEKSPLLANGYNPPPINHMAFMQMNAHHPGAAALMSPGMPPHGLHARPESQMLKAAAQNAGMSAANMDALARSGIWENCRAAYEDIVKHLERLREERTDERQQAMGVGGAGVDRVGNVVVGDQKPRDLSSRNCSPTRQSPVLNLSKSGGNTDHGGSNCDAGSERSDCHSVAGSPGRGGSRSLDEGSRGGVGGGVSAHVGGGIIGVEDDEEEEENLSDENQSEVDERCLAKDDEDLSDTERDNLSTGSAAAAAAAAAAAAHQLHQHAAAASHHHHPAVGLSHLGVGVPQRGSPASSAEAAAAAAALQHQRALNYSQLAAAAAVANGAAVGGGAVANGPPGAGGGGALTPNEALMAANDATAAAALAGGLALGPLGIDAHAAVPASSTETLLRNIQSLLKVAADNARQQERQISYEKAELKMDVLREREVKDSLERQLVDERKLRVLYQKRFRRERKIRIRYQQQLGGGSGAAKGSPNANGSGGGGSGSACSESEACGGNGGDSKCSNNNNNNNNNNNSNSSSHGGDVEAMKENDGGSRGCSEKSDKSLGSNSSCDVTAGSGTGSGGLNCADSPTHFKREPHSDHEGSVERQTRSVTAASLAAQQDEERCGSRERDERPPSGSATASAAAVAAAAAAAEGSLAAAAAAAAAAAASNGKGPWSYPGIDLMATGAFWQNYSESLAQELEMERKTRAANAERDVKSPLSERPTAYYKNSVLFGSAN